Within the Aeromicrobium sp. Root236 genome, the region TTCGGGGTCATCGGGATCCTGATCGCCCTCGGACTGGGCCTGGCTCACGCCGGGGTCCTGGACCGCGACTCCCAGCGGGTGCTGTCGCGCCTGGTCTACTTCGTGGCGACGCCCTCGCTGCTGGTCGACCTGCTGGCGCGCACCGACGTCTCCGACGTGCTGGGTGTCGGCTTCGCCATCGCCGGTCTCAGCGTGATCGCGGTGCTCGTCGTCTACGTGCCGGTGGCCCGCCGGCGTGGTCGCTCGATGTCGCACATCGTGGTCGGCGCGTTGTCGGCCTCGTACGCCAACGGCGGTTACCTCGGGCTGCCGATCGCCGTCTACGTCCTCGGCGACGCGGCGTTCGCGGTGCCGATCATGGTGCTGCAGCTCATCGTGTACGCGCCGCTGGCGCTCTCGATGCTCGACCTGGAGGCGACGGGCCGCCGGCCGACGCTCGGTGCCCTGGCCCTGTCGGGCGTACGCAACCCGGTCTCGGTCGCGGCGGTGTGCGGCGTCCTGATCTCGGTGCTCGGCGTGGACCTTCCCGACATCGTCGGTGAGCCCATCAAGCTGCTCGGCGGGATCGCGGTGCCCGGGGCACTCCTGGCGTACGGCGTCTCGCTGCGGTTCGGCGGCGCGATCGGCACGGCTCACCGACGGGAGATCGCCGTCATCGCCCTGCTGAAGCTGGTCTGGATGCCCACCGTCGCGTACGTCCTCGCGCGTTTCGCGTTCGGGCTCGACGCCCACGAGGTGTTCGGCCTGACCGTCATGGCGGCGCTGCCGACCGCCCAGAACGTGTTCGTCTACGCGTCGCGTTTCCAGCGGTCGGAGCTACTGGCCCGGGACAGTGTCGCGGTCACCACGCTGCTCTCGATACCCGTGCTGTTCGGTCTGGCGGCCGTCCTCGCCTGACTTGCCCTTGGCGCGGTTGAGCACGAACACGAGCCAGGCGACGAGGATGACGGCCGTCACCAGCAGGCCGACCCGCGGTGTGGCGTCGAGCGTGAACAGGCCGATGCCGATCAGGCCGCCGATGACCCACGACAGCTGCAGCAGCGTCTCGGACCGCGCGAACATGCTCGTCCGGACGCGCTCGGCCACGTCGCGCTGGATCAGGGCGTCGAGGCTCAGCTTGCCGAGCGACTGGCACAGGCCGACCGTGAGACCGAGGACGACAGCCGTCCACCACGTGAAGAACACGGCGACCGTCACGACGACGGCGACGTCGAGCACGAGGACCGCGATGACGACGCGTTCGGGGCGCCGCGACTTGGTCAACGACGCGATCAGCGTGCCGACCGTGTTGCCGGCACCGGCGCCACCGATCACCAGGCCGAGCAGGACCGTCGCGTTGCCGTGCCAGCCCATCGAGTCCGGGGGATCGCGCAGCGTGAACGCCATGAAGATCGTCAGGAACCCCGACAGCAGCCGCAGGCCCGAGTTGCTGCGCAGGGCGTTGACGACGTCGCGCGAGATGCTGATGCCCTTCTTGGCCGCACCGGTCGCGATCTTGGAGAGATCGACCTGCTCCTCACCCTCGCTCGAGTCGACCCGGGCGGGGAGCAGGATCGCAAGGATCGTGCCGACGACGAACAGCAGGGCGGCGTAGCGGACGGCCCACTCCGCGCCGATCGCCGCTGCGCCGCCGGCCAGCGGAGCCGAGATGGCCGCGGCTCCGGTGCCGGTCAGCGAGATCCGCGAGTTGGCCTTCACGAGCGTGAACTCCGCAGGCAGCAGGCGGGGCACGGCCGAGGCACGGGT harbors:
- a CDS encoding AEC family transporter, which encodes MALGLGLAHAGVLDRDSQRVLSRLVYFVATPSLLVDLLARTDVSDVLGVGFAIAGLSVIAVLVVYVPVARRRGRSMSHIVVGALSASYANGGYLGLPIAVYVLGDAAFAVPIMVLQLIVYAPLALSMLDLEATGRRPTLGALALSGVRNPVSVAAVCGVLISVLGVDLPDIVGEPIKLLGGIAVPGALLAYGVSLRFGGAIGTAHRREIAVIALLKLVWMPTVAYVLARFAFGLDAHEVFGLTVMAALPTAQNVFVYASRFQRSELLARDSVAVTTLLSIPVLFGLAAVLA
- a CDS encoding MFS transporter; translation: MDGYGDEDDRGLDPTRVEPPEQSRLSRSAQIAGRVSSGTARLVARGSTSAFTASRRFTHSGGAGESGLSRLLELHAFNTAGDAAFAISLAGTLFFTVPTGEATGQVTLFLVLTMLPFAVVAPLIGPFLDRFRRGRRWAIGATLAIRAFCCWVLAGAISSDNPPPSFYFAALGCLVASKAYGVTRASAVPRLLPAEFTLVKANSRISLTGTGAAAISAPLAGGAAAIGAEWAVRYAALLFVVGTILAILLPARVDSSEGEEQVDLSKIATGAAKKGISISRDVVNALRSNSGLRLLSGFLTIFMAFTLRDPPDSMGWHGNATVLLGLVIGGAGAGNTVGTLIASLTKSRRPERVVIAVLVLDVAVVVTVAVFFTWWTAVVLGLTVGLCQSLGKLSLDALIQRDVAERVRTSMFARSETLLQLSWVIGGLIGIGLFTLDATPRVGLLVTAVILVAWLVFVLNRAKGKSGEDGRQTEQHGYREQRGDRDTVPGQ